A genomic segment from Zygotorulaspora mrakii chromosome 1, complete sequence encodes:
- the UBP12 gene encoding putative ubiquitin-specific protease UBP12 (similar to Saccharomyces cerevisiae UBP12 (YJL197W); ancestral locus Anc_1.137) gives MQSLEHLTVDSADISVELNDVVGKVEQNTLDSEVHKLQQDDDKKSDYNVDILTLQHQRTLITQLNNSNNERACEGDKVYIIPESWYKDFFDPELTNAESLGPINTSLICRDYNNFILVDYDLQPYLSLPECVFEKLIEWYGLSPGSQPVITSLVYDDENGSLITEYNRCVLKLHYLSVNESNRRYNVNNRPIFISTSMLSNMEQVVNKLLEGFFAKESALHPDNTRFKLWYVKDFEQNGHKSILQSSYRLNPLKFMELPLRTRISSKLKGHTLKELKIFAGDFVIEVRQSGQNYHWASNYYMYNNINVSEGITGLTNLGNTCYMNSALQCLVHIPQLRDFFLYSGYEKEINTQNPLGHNGHIAKAFSLLVQNLFGSNMDNNTTAVYSPNNFKTTIGHLNSMFFGYMQQDSQEFIAFLLDGIHEDLNRIVNKPYVEKPSLSFDHNVHDFAALKKLANDTWTGHLMRNDSVITDLFVGLYESVLHCPECNNVSITFDPYNDLTLPLPVDSVWHATVTIFPESSPPCSLEVQLDISATYQDLKHYIGVHAEMDPKNLYGCEIFNHQFFTNYELPDSNSHFLPLRELISESDNVVFYELHASQNDIIVPVLNTIIEEGFKTPRNFGVPFFIVLTPEEIENPSAIRFKLEKAYTNLSGGFVEFPISSLERETLLESLSLLQRTFENNNLEKLRKNISFSFLEDIDLNEFFRIQLLEVSDPRKETYPSSNEETEASNPSLRTPPTRLNLNHLKDITDCLSPIIDAIYDYPSFVKKFEETAEEKDEYSNGNEKNESKEKQTIDGQTEGIAKLENNLNLQDDFNAEKSRSVEVSDVLTSPIVNQNTVLICEWQKKNLEDVFSDSQPINWENPGKIVNQNLDGQQNSSKKQTKNMITLDQCLKLFSKREVLGLNDLWYCPKCKKHRQATKQIQLWNAPDVLLIHLKRFENQRSFSDKIDDVVQFPITDLDMSEYLVNKEDPRGSIYDLIAVDNHYGGLGGGHYTAYAKNDADEKWYYFDDSRVSETVPERSVAGSAYLLFYLRRSTDNESLGSVRLQEIIAHSRKEYNLKIAEMKERQREIYFSNKTDSEDDGDDVDANVNKDNEDNEDNEDNEDSDVDVETSDVDGKRFGLIQNADEINPKSSTDSGSSNENLGSTRSTAYSIESLEVGHINQPEYCDGHENNMGRRKLRLINKKYNESPTGTSPTSLGSSDDGDSMNIDFM, from the coding sequence atGCAGTCCTTAGAACACTTGACTGTAGACTCCGCTGATATAAGTGTGGAACTAAATGATGTCGTAGGTAAAGTGGAGCAAAATACCCTAGACAGCGAAGTTCACAAATTACAACAAGACGATGATAAAAAGAGCGATTACAATGTCGACATTCTTACGTTGCAACACCAGAGGACATTAATCACCCAACTGAATAACTCAAATAATGAAAGGGCATGTGAGGGTGACAAGGTATACATCATTCCGGAATCCTGGTACAaggatttttttgatccaGAATTGACCAATGCGGAGTCCCTAGGCCCAATAAATACGTCCTTAATATGTCGAGACTATAATAATTTTATCTTAGTGGACTATGACCTTCAACCATATCTGTCTCTCCCAGAGTGTgtatttgagaaattaATAGAGTGGTATGGACTTTCGCCTGGCTCTCAACCTGTCATTACTTCATTAGTCTATGATGACGAAAACGGTTCTTTAATAACGGAGTACAATAGATGCGTTTTAAAATTACATTATTTATCGGTAAATGAGTCAAACAGGCGATATAATGTCAACAACAGGCCCATATTCATTTCGACGTCCATGCTATCTAACATGGAACAGGTTGTAAACAAACTACTTGAAGGATTTTTTGCTAAGGAATCAGCTCTTCACCCTGATAATACCAGGTTTAAGTTATGGTACgtcaaagattttgaacAGAATGGCCATAAAAGCATACTGCAATCATCATATAGATTAAATCCATTAAAATTTATGGAGCTACCCTTAAGAACTCGTATATCATCCAAATTGAAGGGCCATACATTGaaggaattgaaaatatttgcTGGGGATTTCGTTATTGAAGTCAGACAATCAGGTCAAAATTATCATTGGGCTTCAAACTATTACATGTACAACAATATTAATGTATCGGAAGGAATAACTGGTTTAACCAACTTAGGAAACACATGTTACATGAACTCTGCATTACAATGTTTAGTTCATATACCGCAGCTTAGGGATTTCTTTTTATATTCAGGGTATGAGAAGGAAATTAACACCCAAAATCCTCTGGGACATAATGGTCACATTGCTAAGGCATTCTCACTTCTTGTTCAAAACCTATTCGGAAGCAATATGGACAACAATACAACAGCAGTATATTCGCCTAACAATTTTAAAACCACTATTGGGCATCTAAATAGTATGTTCTTCGGATATATGCAGCAAGATTCTCAAGAGTTTATAGCTTTCCTGTTGGATGGGATTCACGAAGATCTCAATAGAATTGTGAATAAACCGTATGTTGAAAAACCATCTCTATCGTTTGATCATAACGTGCACGACTTTGCGGCACTAAAAAAGTTGGCGAATGATACATGGACAGGACACCTCATGCGAAATGATTCCGTTATAACCGACCTATTTGTGGGTCTCTATGAGTCAGTTCTGCATTGTCCGGAATGCAATAACGTTTCTATCACATTTGATCCTTATAACGATTTAACTTTACCGTTGCCGGTGGACTCAGTCTGGCACGCTACTGTAACAATTTTCCCAGAAAGCTCTCCTCCATGCTCATTAGAAGTTCAGCTAGATATATCTGCGACATATCAGGATCTCAAGCATTACATTGGAGTCCATGCTGAAATGGACCCAAAAAACCTTTACGGCTGCGAAATTTTTAATCATCAATTCTTTACGAATTATGAATTACCAGATTCAAATTCACATTTCCTACCGTTAAGAGAGCTTATTTCTGAGTCTGATAATGTCGTCTTCTATGAATTGCATGCTTCACAAAATGATATCATTGTGCCTGTGCTGAACACTATAATCGAGGAAGGTTTCAAAACTCCAAGAAATTTCGGAGTACCATTCTTCATTGTTCTTACTCcagaagagattgaaaatcCTAGTGCTATACGTTTCAAGCTCGAAAAGGCTTATACTAATTTGAGTGGCGGTTTTGTAGAGTTTCCAATATCTTCCCTCGAAAGGGAAACTCTACTGGAGTCACTTTCATTGCTTCAACGgacttttgaaaataataatctCGAAAAACttagaaaaaatatttcctTCTCCTTTCTGGAGGATATTGATCTAAATGAGTTTTTCAGAATTCAACTATTGGAAGTATCTGACCCCAGAAAGGAAACATATCCAAGCAGTAATGAGGAAACGGAAGCATCCAATCCATCTCTTCGGACGCCACCTACACGTTTGAATTTAAACCACCTCAAAGATATAACGGACTGTTTAAGTCCCATTATCGATGCAATATACGATTACCCATCTTTTGTCAAGAAATTTGAGGAAACTGCTGAAGAGAAGGATGAGTACTCAAATGGtaatgagaaaaatgaatcaaaagagaagcAAACTATAGATGGACAGACGGAAGGGATTGCTAAATTAGAAAACAATTTGAATCTTCAAGACGATTTTAATGCAGAAAAGAGTAGAAGTGTGGAGGTTTCAGATGTTCTTACCTCACCTATAGTGAATCAAAACACAGTTCTTATATGCgaatggcaaaaaaaaaatctcGAAGACGTTTTTTCTGACTCGCAACCAATTAATTGGGAAAATCCTGGTAAAATAGTGAACCAAAATTTGGATGGACAACAGAATTCATCTAAGAAACAAACGAAAAATATGATCACATTGGATCAGTGCTTGAAGTTGTTTTCTAAAAGAGAAGTTTTGGGTCTTAACGACTTATGGTACTGCCCTAAGTGTAAGAAGCACAGGCAAGCGACAAAACAGATTCAATTATGGAATGCACCCGATGTTTTGCTAATTCATTTAAAAAGGtttgaaaatcaaagatcCTTCAGTGACAAGATAGATGATGTTGTCCAGTTTCCAATAACTGATCTCGATATGAGCGAATATCTAGTAAATAAAGAAGATCCGCGAGGATCGATATATGATCTTATTGCGGTTGATAACCACTATGGGGGTCTTGGTGGAGGGCATTATACAGCTTATGCTAAGAATGATGCTGACGAGAAATGGTACTATTTTGACGATTCTCGCGTTTCAGAAACAGTGCCAGAAAGAAGTGTGGCCGGTTCAGCATATTTGCTATTTTATCTCCGTCGAAGTACTGATAACGAAAGTCTAGGAAGTGTACGATTACAGGAAATAATTGCTCATTCTCGCAAGGAAtacaatttgaagattgcggaaatgaaagaaagaCAAAGGGAGATTTATTTTAGTAACAAGACTGATAGCGAAGATGATGGAGATGATGTGGACGCAAATGTGAATaaagataatgaagataatgaagataatgaggataatgaagatagtgatgttgatgttgaaacTTCAGACGTGGATGGAAAAAGATTTGGACTTATTCAAAATGCGGACGAAATTAATCCGAAAAGTAGTACAGACAGCGGGAGTTCCAATGAAAACTTAGGATCAACAAGATCAACAGCTTACAGTATAGAAAGTCTAGAAGTTGGCCATATAAATCAACCTGAATATTGTGATGGACATGAAAATAACATGGGCCGAAGGAAACTAAGGctaataaataaaaaatacaatgaaTCACCAACAGGGACTTCTCCAACTTCTTTGGGATCATCAGATGATGGCGATAGCATGAATATTGATTTTATGTAG